The window GGGTGTGCGGTGTGATGAGTTGACGACAATCCTTGTCGCTGGTCACGACGAGACAATCACCACCGGCTGCTTGTACCTTGGCCGCGACCGTAGCGAGCAGATCATCGGCTTCAAAACCCGCTTGTTCCATAATCCCAATCCCCATCGCGTCGACAATTTGACGGATCAGAGGGATCTGTTGCCGCAATTCGTCGGGCATCGACTCCCGATGGGCCTTGTATTCGGGATAGAGGTCATTGCGGAACGTGATCGCGCCTCTGTCGAACGCTGCAATGAGGTAGTCAGGATTCTTGCGGGCAATCAGCTCCAACATATCCCCGACGAATCCGTAGACTGCTGCAACGGGCAATCCACCCGTACTGGTCATGGGCGGCAAGGCATGGAAAACCTGATAGATCAGCGAATGCGAATCGATGATCACGACGAGTTGCCCAGAGAGATCGGGTACAGGCTCGTCAAGGGACGGCGCGATCGCCCGTCGCAAAATCTCAGGTAGCGACTCGGACGCAATGCCCACCGCATCGTGCCGCTGCTGACGCGCGGCGGCATCCTCGCGTACCCGGGAGCCTTGCGGTGAATCATCTGCGAGGGTGACGCCCGCCGGTTGTAGGGGCGGCACGTTTGGATGACTCGGTGGCGTCGACTTCGGCTCCGCACTCCTGGCAGCTCGGCGGGCTGGGGCCGCGCTCGATGGTGGATCCTGCGTCTCAAACCCACTGAACATCAATTGATCGTCTGGTTTCGATGCGGGTCGCGATTTGGCCATGCGGTCAGTGACGTTCTAAGGCGGCGGAGAAAGAATAGAATAGTGACGATTTGACAAAGTAATCGTCGTCCCCGATTCTAACAGAGCCCTGGTCTCCCGAAAGGCACAGGCGTTCTCCAGACGGGGCATCACTCATCTCCCATGTGCTTGAAGAACAAGCACCGGTCGTCACGAAAGTCTGCTGTCACGCTCACCAAGTACGATTCGCCGCGTCTAGCGTTTGATCTCAAACTCAACGGTGGCTTGGCCGTATTTTTTGCCGTGGATATCTTCCATTGTCAAACGCAGTTGATAGCGGCCGGGGTCGATGGCATCGGGAAGATACATTTGGTACGCGATGAAGTAATCTCGCAGGTGGTTCTTGGAGATTTGGTGATCCTCAGGTAGCGTTTGACTAGCGATTCGCTGGCCATCCGCATCGAGTAGGTCGTAGCTACCCCGCAAACGCGTTTCAAATCCACCGTCGACGGAGTTCGCAACAAAGTTATCGATTTCGCAGTACAGGATCACTTCCTGTCCGGCGGCAAAGCGTCGATTGGGGAACGGTTTGATTTGGCCGTAAGCTTCGATTTCCGTACAGAATTCGAGTCCGCGAACTTCGAGCGAATCGCTAGCAGCGGCCAAATACCCAGTCGCTTTGCGAATTTCTGGGAGGGCAGAACTGAACCGATGCGAGGGCACTGGATGTCCCTTGGGATCGACAATCTTCCATAGTCCGAGCAATTGGTGACGCAGGTACTGCGCTTCTTCCTCCGACAGACCTTCCAAATGGTCGACGGCACGGTCGGGGTCGCCCGACAAGACCATCAGATGGCGGGCGACGACCTGACGGCGATGCCGGTCGGCATCACTCTCGGCGGGAACGTCCTGCTGCAAGCGGGCGACGAGAGCGTCGAACAATTCGGCATCACTGAGTGTGGAGACGCCGCTGGAAGCTACCGACGTGCTCTCTGACTTCGTAACTGGCGGCGAATCGCTCAACGACATCGATACGCTGGCGGGCGATTCCTCTTGGTCGCTGAATGTCATTCTCTGAGGATCGTGGTCGACGGCATCAGGTGCTCGCATCTCACGAATAGAGATGTCTGATAGAGTGCCAAGGGCAGGTTCATCGGTCGTGCTTAGAGATGCTTGTTGAATGGCAGGTTGCCCAGCGAGCGATGGTTGCGCTACTGCGTTGGCAACGGCGGTTCTCTCGGTTCCGGCGAGAGCGGTGGCGATGTTCGCATTCGCAGCGGGCTGAGAGATGCCGATGCGTGCCGGTTTGACATCTCGGTCGGGGACCACCGTCGGCAGATCGGGTAGTTCATCAAACGCGGCTGCCAAGGCATCGTCGATTGACCAAGGCTGGTCCGTCTCGCGGGCCCGGCGGTGTGCGCTAGCAATCAGCTTGGTCACTGCAGCTTTCTGAATTTCTGGCGGTACACCCTGCAGGGCGTTGATCAGATCGCTGATATCGACCCCGCTGTAGTTCTGGGGCAGGTCGAGCGACGGGGCAGGTGCTTCCGGTTCGATCGGCATACTGGCGGAAACCTGCGCGATTTCTGGAGCAGCTGACCGAGTGTGGTGTGAATGTTGATTCGCGTCTGCGACCGGTGCTGTTTGCGATGGTGGCGGGGCGGTGTACCCAGCGAGTTCACTCATCGTTCTGCGAGTGTCCGCCGGCGGAGGAGAAGTGGTGGTGCGGTGAGCAACTTGTCGGGTAGTGGCGAGCCGTTGTTCGACGGGCTCAATCTTCGTTTCGGGAACGGCATTTTCGCTGGTAACTTGGACCTGCGAAGCAGAACTCTTGATTTCGCCCTGGTTTCCGCCCAGTTTATTGGCGGCCTGCGCTTGGGCAGGCCCTGCCATGGATGGGCCGTGAATCGACGGTGGCGAGTTATCTAACGCTCGGTGCCTGGCCAAAGGCGTCGAGAGTCCTCCATACTGACATCCTGACAGCGTCGCGATCGCACCTCCCGCGAGGATAGAAATGGCCCCTAAACGATGTCCTAAACCGATTGCCTTTCGCCGGCGGAGGCCAAAAAGCGAACAGAACAAGCGTCGAGATCGATGGCGAAATTGGATCGCGTGCATGAGGGGACCTTGCGAATGATGTCGCGACAAAAACAGAATGCGAGCCCATGGAACAGCCCGTAGCCTGTCGACGCTACAAAATCCTCCGCTCCCACGACAACGTCAATTGTTTCCGTGCCGGCTCTGTGGGATCCCCTCCCGAGGGAGGTCGTCCTGTTCGGTTTTCGCTGTGGATCGGATAAGATCCGGTCGGATCGAGGAGTGATTTTATTAACCTCGTTCCTCTTTATCACTTTGATGCACGCTCGACTTTAAAATCTCCCAGGAAAGCACCTATGAACGTCAACGAATATTTCGATGGAAATGTCAAATCGATTGGCTTTGAAAATAGCGAAGGCCGTGTTACATCAGGCGTGATGGCAGCGGGCGAATACGAATTTGGTACTAGCGAAAACGAACTGATGAAAGTTGTTTCGGGAACGCTGTCGGTGCAGTTGCCTGGTCAGGACTCCTTCGAGGACTTCTCGACCGGCCAAGAGTTTAAGGTTGCCGCCAATAAGAAATTCCAGGTTCGAGTGAGCGAGCCGACTGCGTATCTGTGTTTCTATCACTGAGCACTAGCATGGCTCCCATTCGAATCGCAATCGTCGGCGGCGGATTGTCGGGGCTGGCCACTGGGGTGCACCTGCGGCTGTTGGCGAATTGTCACCGACTGCCACTGGAAATCACGCTTTTCGAAGCTTCCAGTCGGATTGGCGGTGTGATCCAAACCGAGCGCATTGTTGGACGTGACGGAGGAGAGTTTGTTGTCGATCATGGCGCGGACATGTTCGCGACCAACCCGCCCGCCGCGATCGAGTTGTGTCAGCGACTTGGTGTGGCAGATGGGCTCCTCCGGCCCCAACAG of the Allorhodopirellula heiligendammensis genome contains:
- a CDS encoding pyrimidine/purine nucleoside phosphorylase; amino-acid sequence: MNVNEYFDGNVKSIGFENSEGRVTSGVMAAGEYEFGTSENELMKVVSGTLSVQLPGQDSFEDFSTGQEFKVAANKKFQVRVSEPTAYLCFYH